In Sphingobium amiense, a genomic segment contains:
- a CDS encoding helix-turn-helix transcriptional regulator, which translates to MRMGKAAAILYDASMAIATQTSAPSGLVSFDGRLLDSLSKCVSSIGRDAFTDNFLEFVLQVGAAQVTAFSYEADRASCLLSRNFLSEEKGGTLAAAYVDGWFREDPLFRRARAMDDGECAVVRLESLLPELDENYVSMFFGAPGFRTKTAILVAQDSRRMILNLYLARDPRSASPIALDHVPAELYQLIGRMLATHFARLKPPAFPLPLAVLSERERQVCLGMLAGRKAEAIAEHIGVSANSVVTYRQRAYQKLGISSRGQLFSICHVQEDGASSA; encoded by the coding sequence ATGAGGATGGGCAAGGCAGCCGCGATTTTGTATGACGCGTCGATGGCCATCGCGACGCAGACGAGCGCCCCCTCCGGGCTGGTTTCCTTCGACGGGCGTCTGCTCGATTCCCTGTCGAAATGCGTGTCTTCGATAGGGCGCGATGCATTCACCGACAACTTCCTCGAATTCGTGCTGCAGGTCGGCGCCGCGCAGGTCACCGCTTTCAGCTATGAAGCGGACCGGGCGAGTTGCCTGCTCAGCCGGAATTTCCTGTCGGAGGAAAAGGGTGGCACCTTGGCCGCCGCCTATGTCGACGGCTGGTTTCGGGAAGACCCGCTGTTCCGGCGCGCCAGAGCCATGGACGATGGCGAATGCGCCGTCGTCAGGCTGGAATCGCTCCTGCCGGAACTGGACGAGAATTATGTCTCGATGTTCTTCGGCGCGCCCGGCTTTCGCACTAAGACCGCGATCCTGGTGGCGCAGGATTCACGCCGGATGATCCTGAACCTCTATCTGGCCCGCGATCCCCGTTCCGCGTCGCCCATCGCGCTCGATCATGTTCCGGCCGAACTATATCAGTTGATCGGCCGGATGCTGGCGACGCATTTCGCGCGGCTCAAACCGCCCGCATTTCCCCTGCCGCTCGCGGTTCTGTCCGAACGGGAAAGGCAGGTGTGCCTTGGTATGCTCGCGGGCCGGAAAGCCGAGGCGATTGCGGAGCATATCGGCGTCAGCGCCAACAGCGTCGTGACCTATCGACAGAGGGCGTATCAGAAACTCGGCATATCCTCGCGCGGGCAGCTCTTCTCGATCTGTCATGTTCAGGAAGATGGCGCGTCTTCCGCATAG
- a CDS encoding serine hydrolase domain-containing protein, with translation MASETAGADFGKVAALLDELVASRQVPGANVAIHRSGREIFYHQSGFSDLAAGTPIARDSLFRLFSMTKPVIAAATMVLIDDGALGLDDSIVDHIPEFADLRVHSEGAGDSSGPQAPTVRHLLTHTAGFSYWFQSGTPVGALYAADPGINFDRWRYDPQFGGLDGLARALGQLPLLARPGTRWHYSMSFEVAGILIERVSGQKLDDFLRTRIFDPLKMHDTDFWVEPDKAHRLTSLYRPTEGGGLELAESGADSPRLKPVPGLAGGGGLVSTIDDYGRFAQMLLRDGELEGARVLSTESVRAMMSSHLRPDQLDELPELVKWGLGGAGDGMGFGFGGSVVLRPPANGVPAFPGEYSWGGGSSTTFWVDPKHDLSVVFMTQRFPPAADMPRDVLHRAVYGALGLA, from the coding sequence ATGGCGAGTGAAACAGCGGGTGCGGATTTTGGCAAGGTAGCCGCTTTGCTCGATGAACTGGTGGCTTCGCGGCAGGTGCCCGGCGCCAATGTCGCGATCCATCGTTCGGGGCGGGAGATATTCTACCACCAGTCGGGTTTCAGCGATCTCGCCGCCGGCACGCCGATCGCGCGGGATTCGCTGTTCCGGCTCTTTTCGATGACCAAGCCGGTCATCGCTGCGGCGACGATGGTTCTGATCGACGACGGGGCGCTCGGTCTGGACGACTCCATCGTCGATCATATTCCGGAGTTCGCCGATCTGCGCGTTCACAGCGAGGGGGCCGGTGACTCCTCCGGTCCCCAAGCCCCGACCGTCAGACATCTGCTGACGCACACGGCCGGATTTTCCTACTGGTTTCAGTCGGGCACGCCGGTCGGCGCGCTCTACGCTGCCGACCCCGGCATCAATTTCGACCGCTGGCGCTACGATCCTCAGTTCGGCGGTCTCGATGGCCTTGCGCGCGCTCTGGGCCAGCTTCCCCTCCTCGCGCGACCCGGCACGCGATGGCATTACAGCATGTCCTTCGAGGTTGCGGGCATCCTGATCGAGCGCGTCAGCGGGCAGAAGCTCGACGATTTTCTGAGGACGCGGATCTTCGATCCGCTGAAGATGCATGACACCGACTTCTGGGTCGAGCCGGACAAGGCTCACCGGCTCACGTCCCTCTATCGTCCGACAGAAGGCGGCGGCCTTGAACTGGCCGAGAGCGGCGCTGACAGCCCCCGGCTGAAGCCGGTTCCGGGGCTGGCGGGCGGCGGCGGCCTCGTCTCCACGATCGACGATTATGGCCGCTTCGCCCAAATGCTTCTGCGCGATGGCGAGCTGGAGGGCGCGCGCGTCCTGTCGACGGAGTCGGTGCGGGCGATGATGTCCAGTCACCTCCGGCCCGATCAGCTCGATGAGCTGCCCGAACTTGTGAAATGGGGTCTCGGCGGAGCGGGCGATGGAATGGGCTTCGGCTTCGGCGGTTCGGTGGTGCTTCGCCCGCCCGCGAACGGCGTGCCCGCTTTCCCCGGAGAATATAGCTGGGGCGGCGGGTCCAGCACGACCTTCTGGGTCGATCCGAAGCATGATCTCAGCGTCGTGTTCATGACGCAGCGTTTTCCGCCTGCCGCCGACATGCCTCGGGATGTGTTGCATCGCGCGGTTTATGGCGCGCTAGGGCTGGCGTGA